CTGATCAGGAAGAACATCATCTTCCAGGCCTACAGAGCCAAGCTGTCGGGTGGGGTCGATGAGATGATGGCGGCGGACAGAAAAACCAGCAGGCCGACCTACTACGAGCTCCTCGAGATGGCAACCAGAAAGGGGGCCGAATCATTGGGCCTTTCCAAGGACCTCGGTTCGCTGGAAAAGGGAAAGAAGGCCGATCTCATCACCATCAACATGAACAACCCTTACTTGAAACCCAGCCAGGACCCGGTGACCAGTATCGTGCTCTACGCCTCTCCAGGGGATGTGGACAATGTGATTGTGGACGGGCGGTTCCTGAAGAGAGACGGAAGAATGACGACAATCGATCTGAATCAGGCTCTGGAAGAGGCCCAACAGAAGAGCGAGGAGATAATCGGGAGATTCTTTCGGGACAATCCCGACCAGGAACGGATGTGGCGGGACAGGAAAGGCCAAAGGAGCCGGTAGACCCTGAACCATTCGGGCGTTCCGTCGCCCTCGGGACCTTCCGGGCCGCGACAGAAGGAACGATCAGCCGGTCCTGTCTCTGTTTCTCATAAAAACCCCGAGGGGGAAAGAGCCTGCCCCGGCAGGTAGCGGAGGGAGAAAAATGATCGAGTACTTTTCCTATGGATCAAACCTAAACCAGGAATCCCTGGACGTGTTCTGCGACAAGACGAAAAAGCCCCGAATCCCCCTGCATGAGAGGAACCCACGCCGCGCCCGCCTCAGGAACTATGCACTCGATTTTAACTACTATTCCCCGCTCATGGGGGGAGGAGCTGCAAACCTTGAACCCTCTCCGGGTGAGGAGGTGGAGGGGGTGGTCTTCACGATGACGGAACAGGACATGGCGACCCTCGACCAGCGCGAGCGCGCGCCCGAGTATTTCAAACGCATACTCGTCTCGGTGGTGCTCGAGGACGGCACCACGCTCCACGACGTGGTCGCATACGTGGCATGTGAAGACAAGAAATCCCCGTTCACCCCGCCGACCAGGGATTACAAGGCGGTTATTGTGGCAGGAGCAGAATCCTATGCTCTGTCTCCGGAATGGATAAGAAAACTTAAGGATCTGCCAGAGCAGGATCCCACCTTCAAAAAATAGTACCAAGAGGTGATGCCATGCATGTCGCTGTACTCGGAGGATACGGAACCGTCGGCCGTGCCCTGGTCATGGATCTCTTGAAGAGTCCTGATATCTCTCTGGT
This portion of the Deltaproteobacteria bacterium genome encodes:
- a CDS encoding gamma-glutamylcyclotransferase, which encodes MIEYFSYGSNLNQESLDVFCDKTKKPRIPLHERNPRRARLRNYALDFNYYSPLMGGGAANLEPSPGEEVEGVVFTMTEQDMATLDQRERAPEYFKRILVSVVLEDGTTLHDVVAYVACEDKKSPFTPPTRDYKAVIVAGAESYALSPEWIRKLKDLPEQDPTFKK